The genomic region GTCCGGCCTCGAGGTCGACGAATCACTCCTCACCGGCGAATCGGACCCCGTGGACAAGGACCCGGGGTCGGAAGTGCTTTCTGGATCGATCGTTGTGGCCGGCCGAGGCACGGCGCGGGTGGTCCGGGTGGGGGCGGCCTCGTTCGCGAGCCGGCTGACGGCAGACGCGCGCCGCTTCTCGCTGGTGAATTCCGAGATCCGCAACAGTCTCAACCGCGTACTGCGCTGGATCGCCTGGGTCCTGTTGCCCGTGGTGATTCTGGTGGTCAACGGCGAGGTTCAGGCGCGCGGAGGCTGGCAGACGGCATTTTCAACCGGCGCCTGGAGTTCCGCGCTGGTGGGCGTCATTGCCGGTGTGATCGCCATGGTCCCGCTGGGACTCGTACTGTTGACGAGCGTGGCCTTCGCCGTCGGCGGAGTCCGGCTCGCCAGCCACAACGTACTGATCCAGGAGCTCGCGGCTGTCGAAGGCCTGGCACGGGTCGATGTCCTGTGCATGGACAAGACGGGAACCCTCACGGAGGGAGGGCTGGTCTTTGATGGGGTCCACCCGTTGGCGCCAGAGCCGGGCTGGGAGCAGGTCCTCGCGTGGTTTGGCGCGGAGCCTGAGGCGAACGCCACGGCACGGTGCCTGAGCACGGCTTTTGAGGACGACGGCGGACTACGGCCAGTCTCATCGGTACCGTTTTCCTCCGCCCGGAAGTGGAGCGGGGTCAGTTTCGATGGTCGCGGCGGTGCGGCGCACACGTGGATCCTCGGGGCACCGGAAATGGTGCTTGTCCGGGGCGACGACCCAGCCGGGCGTCCGTCGTCGTCGATCTCGGCACCCGACGACGACGACGTCACCCGCCCGACGACTGACCCTCAAACGGCCGCTGGACCCGCACACGACGACGTGTTGCGCCGATCCGGCGCCTTGGCGTCAACCGGGCTGCGCACGCTGCTACTGGCCCGAGCGGAGAAACTGCCGGGTGACGGGAAGCTCGAGCAGTTACCTCCGGAGCTCCGCCCGGTGGCGCTCCTGACGTTCCGGGAACAGCCCCGCTCCGATGCCCGGGAGACCCTCAACTTCTTCCGCGCCGAAGGCGTCGGGTTGAAGATCATTTCGGGGGACGATCCCAGAACAGTTGCCGCCATTGCCCGTCGGGTTGGCTTGGAGGTCACAGAAGGTTTCGACGCACGCTCGCTGCCGGAGGATCCGCTGCGTCTGGAGCAGGTGATGGAAGCGAACGTGGTGTTTGGCCGGGTAACCCCAGCCCAGAAACGGGAAATGGTCGAAGCCCTCCAGCGTCGAGGGCACACGGTGGCCATGACCGGCGACGGCGTCAATGACGTTCTGGCACTGAAGACGGCCGACCTTGGCATCGCCATGGATTCCGCCGCGGCCGCGACCAAGGCGGTAGCGCGCTTGGTGTTGCTTGACGGCCGTTTCGACCGGCTTCCCGGGGTCCTCGCTGAAGGCCGGCAGGTCATCGCCAATATTGAGCGCGTCTCCAGCCTCTTCCTAAGTAAGACTGTTTACGCGACTGCAATCGCGGTGACTTTCGCGCTCCTGCAATGGACGTTTCCGTTCCTTCCCCGTCAGCTGTCCTTCACCGACGGCCTGACCATCGGCATTCCGGCATTCTTCCTGGCGCTGATGCCGAACCCGCGCCGCTATCAGCCTGGTTTC from Arthrobacter sp. NicSoilB8 harbors:
- a CDS encoding HAD-IC family P-type ATPase, giving the protein MERGLTNRVPDTTSRSLWQIFRANVFTLFNAIVGTSFLLLLLLGQWQDALFGLAAAGNAVIGVVEEYRAKRSLDRLAVLGAPHARVLREGEIHDIATSDVVRDDVLVLRAGDQVTADAAVLESSGLEVDESLLTGESDPVDKDPGSEVLSGSIVVAGRGTARVVRVGAASFASRLTADARRFSLVNSEIRNSLNRVLRWIAWVLLPVVILVVNGEVQARGGWQTAFSTGAWSSALVGVIAGVIAMVPLGLVLLTSVAFAVGGVRLASHNVLIQELAAVEGLARVDVLCMDKTGTLTEGGLVFDGVHPLAPEPGWEQVLAWFGAEPEANATARCLSTAFEDDGGLRPVSSVPFSSARKWSGVSFDGRGGAAHTWILGAPEMVLVRGDDPAGRPSSSISAPDDDDVTRPTTDPQTAAGPAHDDVLRRSGALASTGLRTLLLARAEKLPGDGKLEQLPPELRPVALLTFREQPRSDARETLNFFRAEGVGLKIISGDDPRTVAAIARRVGLEVTEGFDARSLPEDPLRLEQVMEANVVFGRVTPAQKREMVEALQRRGHTVAMTGDGVNDVLALKTADLGIAMDSAAAATKAVARLVLLDGRFDRLPGVLAEGRQVIANIERVSSLFLSKTVYATAIAVTFALLQWTFPFLPRQLSFTDGLTIGIPAFFLALMPNPRRYQPGFLRRSLWFSVPAGLIVTASLLTLNGLALLDGTATREQVSSASVLTLAMVGLWILSAVSRPLNAGRLAVLVAMSAALVVLLNQPLAQEFFVLSRPPADLLLAAVGCGVGGGLAVEVLVRMHARAFPRPGSAVRGPGA